A stretch of Episyrphus balteatus chromosome 2, idEpiBalt1.1, whole genome shotgun sequence DNA encodes these proteins:
- the LOC129908264 gene encoding homeobox protein 2 codes for MSVIIRLQNLPWSANALDIRGFFRGLAIPDGGVHIVGGENGDAFIAFSTDEDARQAMMHDRGKINEVQIRLLLSSRAEMQKVIETARQQSLALQLQMTGSKPAAIIPQTNQQSLPTPQPPVITTNSLHTILSNQAHLQVNNFNPVQAYTSVSQQQKSSYAGSADVNRTSRETSRDRRRSDSKERRRSRSNDRSGNRRRRDRSRTRSRDRKLRRGGSRRSRSRDRSHERSRDRSRDRSNRDRDRNGNRGSRKDSRDVDSGFYSHDRSVDRKKSPEKSLEPPKILPPTPMWNILPTNAYTTTSFAANYTAQALQSAAAAGVMDPEINSAFNSPNQSAVKMGFNSPSDSNASAGNKSAALKPAQDVSALSFLNINQLENRPTFAFQNPYTQASNSQTSNNQNDSSQSSMMKDQSSSRFQQSNQYNKDGGSNNQEGWQDAFGRNIPKGDTGNKRFEFQRKNENRKDIEEENSCVKISNMCPSTSYSDIRRFFSGLYIPNNGIKMINDPHGLRVGTAFIRFVRALNVPKALVRDGTTFKNKKISLEAVSDAEFAEAVDSFKPARNMRYNDNNNRGNYDHPRYNDNKREERDSSSYRDDKPRSRGSDKPFSILYVKDIPPYSTQQDVMKMFSSYTILDILLTHKPDNRREIIAYVKFHRVEDAQAAYEEHSNHRINQRPVRIHIATEEEYEDAKEQMRIENERQLKEQKEQEEIENRKRAEAEAEALAKADNPTEENGDEEENPEEGEKEDQADQNDAIAVDSDDRNRDSTQYNDDETNADYEQMEDDEEFNNEDGENYFNDESSQQGESKNSNPSNPFNGIPSLLDMPSPNKNEPEKNSDPRLRQGRPSRFDTPKINPEQMAPQLNNFILIKNCEYKTSIQMVGEYFMSHNFMPNHIEMLRNHRNQPCGEFILELRNGQEAEQALCLNNNRFNSRALRVSLISPQQIADRLNKPFMNFFPSNGNFQQQPNNMMMMMQNQGPRNNNFNNMGGGNYNNNRNGMDRSNMFSPDNQGGGNHHQFRGGNNNMMGPRNFNGPPNNMNNMQNNRKNNPFNKNQPNANVFEDSNQSNNEVIDLDADTGDAEDVEGEEDDNDNGGGVGSDGIPEKFTRPGCVVEMENVPYRSDLKDIIEFFDGFKVKAEDIIRRYNDDGSPTGDARVAFNTPEEAKMAFETKRQKSILNRTIFLNLL; via the coding sequence caCTGATGAAGACGCTCGTCAAGCAATGATGCATGATCGTGGTAAAATCAACGAGGTTCAGATAAGGTTGCTTTTATCGTCACGTGCTGAAATGCAAAAAGTTATCGAAACAGCGCGACAACAATCTTTAGCATTACAATTACAAATGACAGGTTCTAAACCTGCTGCCATTATACCACAAACTAATCAGCAATCATTACCAACTCCCCAGCCTCCGGTTATAACAACAAACTCACTTCATACTATCCTCTCAAATCAGGCCCATCTGCAAGTCAATAACTTCAACCCGGTTCAAGCGTACACTTCTGTTTCTCAACAGCAAAAAAGTAGCTATGCTGGAAGTGCTGATGTTAATAGAACAAGTCGCGAAACATCACGTGATCGGCGTCGTTCTGATTCTAAAGAACGTCGTCGATCTCGTTCCAATGATCGTTCAGGCAATCGTCGTCGACGCGATCGAAGCCGAACTCGCAGCCGTGACCGAAAACTTCGTAGAGGAGGATCAAGGCGATCAAGAAGTCGCGATCGAAGTCACGAACGTAGTCGTGATCGAAGCAGGGATAGGTCAAACAGGGACCGGGATCGCAATGGTAATCGAGGATCCCGCAAAGATAGCCGAGATGTTGATAGTGGATTTTATAGCCACGATCGGAGTGTTGATAGAAAAAAATCTCCAGAAAAATCTTTGGAGCCCCCAAAGATCTTACCACCTACTCCTATGTGGAACATCTTACCAACAAACGCCTACACAACTACCAGTTTTGCTGCAAACTATACAGCTCAAGCCTTGCAAAGTGCTGCAGCTGCAGGTGTTATGGATCCAGAAATTAATTCCGCTTTTAACAGTCCAAACCAATCTGCGGTAAAAATGGGCTTTAATTCTCCAAGTGACAGTAATGCTTCGGCTGGCAATAAGTCTGCAGCACTTAAACCTGCTCAAGATGTATCAGCGTtatcatttttaaatatcaatcaACTTGAGAACCGACCAACTTTTGCCTTTCAAAATCCATACACACAGGCTTCAAATTCACAAACATCTAATAATCAAAATGATTCATCACAATCTTCAATGATGAAGGATCAGAGCAGTAGCAGATTCCAACAATCAAATCAATACAACAAAGATGGTGGCTCAAATAATCAAGAAGGTTGGCAAGATGCTTTTGGAAGAAATATTCCAAAAGGTGACACCGGTAATAAGAGATTCGAATTCCAGAGAAAGAATGAGAACAGAAAAGACATCGAAGAAGAAAACAGCTGTGTAAAAATATCCAATATGTGTCCAAGTACAAGCTACAGTGATATTAGAAGATTCTTCTCTGGACTTTATATCCCAAATAATGGAATCAAAATGATCAACGATCCGCATGGTTTGCGTGTGGGAACGGCCTTTATACGATTTGTACGGGCATTAAATGTTCCCAAGGCCCTAGTTCGCGATGGTACAAcgtttaaaaataagaagatcTCTTTAGAAGCTGTTAGCGATGCAGAGTTTGCCGAAGCAGTCGATTCATTTAAACCTGCAAGGAATATGCGTTATAATGACAACAATAATAGGGGTAACTACGATCATCCAAGGTACAATGATAACAAAAGAGAAGAAAGAGATAGCTCTTCGTATAGAGATGATAAACCCCGCAGCAGAGGTTCTGATAAACCATTCTCTATATTGTATGTTAAAGACATCCCACCTTACTCTACCCAGCAAGATGTGATGAAGATGTTTTCATCTTACACAATTTTGGATATTCTTTTGACCCATAAACCGGACAACCGCCGGGAAATCATAGCTTATGTCAAATTCCACAGAGTTGAAGATGCCCAAGCAGCTTATGAAGAACACTCAAACCATAGAATCAATCAGAGACCGGTTCGAATTCACATTGCTACTGAAGAAGAATACGAAGATGCTAAGGAACAGATGCGTATAGAAAATGAGAGACAATTGAAAGAACAAAAAGAACAAGAGGAAATTGAAAATCGTAAAAGAGCCGAAGCTGAGGCTGAAGCTCTAGCTAAAGCTGACAATCCTACAGAAGAGAATGGCGATGAAGAAGAAAACCCAGAAGAAGGAGAAAAGGAAGATCAAGCCGATCAGAATGATGCAATCGCAGTTGACAGTGATGACAGAAATCGTGATTCAACACAATATAATGACGACGAAACAAATGCCGACTATGAACAAATGGAAGATGATGAGGAGTTTAACAACGAGGACGGtgaaaattatttcaatgaTGAGTCATCGCAACAGGGAGAATCGAAAAATTCGAATCCATCAAATCCTTTTAATGGCATTCCAAGTTTGCTAGACATGCCATCACCAAATAAAAATGAGCCAGAAAAAAATTCAGATCCACGTCTTCGACAGGGTCGTCCATCACGGTTCGATACTCCAAAAATTAATCCCGAACAAATGGCTCCACAgcttaacaattttattttgattaaaaactgCGAATACAAGACTTCTATTCAAATGGTTGGCGAATACTTTATGTCGCATAATTTTATGCCAAATCATATAGAAATGCTTAGAAACCATCGAAATCAGCCTTGTGGTGAATTTATTCTGGAACTGCGAAACGGTCAAGAAGCTGAACAAGCATTGTGTCTCAATAATAACCGATTTAACAGTCGAGCTCTTCGTGTATCTTTGATAAGCCCCCAACAAATTGCCGATAGACTGAATAAGCCTTTTATGAATTTCTTCCCGTCAAATGGTAATTTCCAACAGCAGCCAAataatatgatgatgatgatgcaaaACCAAGGTccaagaaataataatttcaacaaCATGGGTGGGGGAAATTACAATAACAACCGTAATGGAATGGATAGGAGCAATATGTTTTCACCTGACAACCAAGGTGGTGGGAATCATCATCAATTCCGTGGTGGTAACAACAACATGATGGGACCACGTAATTTCAACGGGCCACCGAATAATATGAACAACATGCAAAACAATAGAAAAAACAACCCTTTCAATAAAAACCAACCGAATGCCAACGTGTTTGAGGATTCAAATCAATCAAATAATGAGGTTATAGACCTTGATGCTGATACTGGTGATGCAGAAGATGTAGAAGGCGAGGaagatgataatgataatgGTGGTGGCGTTGGCAGTGATGGTATACCAGAAAAATTCACACGTCCCGGTTGCGTTGTGGAAATGGAAAATGTACCCTATCGATCTGATTTGAAGgatattattgaatttttcgATGGTTTTAAAGTGAAAGCTGAAGACATCATACGCCGTTATAATGACGATGGATCGCCAACCGGTGATGCTCGGGTGGCTTTTAACACACCGGAAGAGGCCAAAATGGCATTTGAAACGAAACGTCAAAAAAGTATATTGAATAGAACGATTTTCTTAAATCTCTTGTAA